In the Clostridium beijerinckii genome, one interval contains:
- the nhaA gene encoding Na+/H+ antiporter NhaA: MKNKIKIKNPFLQFFKNESSSGIVLLFCAIIAIIIANSNFSSMYNNIIHTYITIGYKDFSLSMSILHWINDGLMAIFFLVVGMEIKREIVFGELKSFKKTILPVSAAIGGMVVPAIIYALFNFNQPTIIGWGIPMATDIAFALGILSLVGKKAPKGIIIFLTALAIVDDLGAIIVIAIFYTSEISWIALIIGLIIFLAIMLANKLNIKNKWLYIIFGIILWICFLKSGVHATIAGVLLGMGLPIGKNMEEFRTSILYRFEHVLTPLSSFIIMPIFALANSGITIDINSLSAAIMNPVSLGIIFGLFIGKQIGIFGASYILVKLKIAKLPSKVTKRHLYGASVLGGIGFTMSLFVSSLSFTEESALSMAKISIIIASILSAAFGAVIFKIIKFKSEEQV, encoded by the coding sequence ATGAAAAACAAAATTAAAATTAAAAATCCATTCTTGCAATTCTTTAAGAATGAGTCTTCGAGTGGGATAGTGCTGCTGTTTTGTGCAATTATTGCAATAATAATTGCAAATTCAAATTTTTCTAGTATGTATAATAATATAATTCATACTTATATAACTATTGGGTATAAGGATTTTTCTTTATCTATGTCAATTTTGCATTGGATTAATGATGGGTTGATGGCTATATTTTTTTTGGTAGTTGGAATGGAGATAAAAAGAGAAATAGTATTTGGAGAACTCAAGTCTTTTAAAAAAACTATACTGCCTGTATCAGCAGCTATAGGTGGGATGGTCGTACCAGCTATAATTTATGCGCTATTCAATTTCAACCAACCAACTATAATAGGATGGGGAATTCCAATGGCTACAGATATCGCGTTTGCATTAGGAATACTTTCTTTGGTTGGTAAAAAGGCACCAAAAGGAATAATAATCTTTCTTACAGCATTAGCTATAGTTGATGATTTGGGAGCTATTATAGTAATTGCTATATTTTATACAAGTGAAATTTCATGGATTGCATTAATCATAGGTTTGATTATTTTTTTAGCGATAATGTTGGCTAATAAACTCAATATTAAGAATAAATGGTTATATATTATTTTTGGAATTATATTATGGATTTGTTTCTTAAAATCTGGAGTACACGCGACAATTGCTGGAGTATTACTTGGAATGGGATTACCTATCGGAAAAAATATGGAGGAATTTAGAACATCAATTTTATATAGATTTGAGCATGTCCTAACGCCATTATCTTCATTTATAATTATGCCAATATTTGCATTAGCGAATTCAGGCATAACTATAGATATTAATAGTTTATCAGCAGCAATAATGAATCCAGTCAGTCTAGGTATAATTTTTGGATTATTTATAGGAAAACAAATTGGTATTTTTGGGGCTTCGTATATTTTAGTGAAATTAAAAATTGCAAAATTGCCATCTAAAGTAACTAAGAGGCATTTATATGGAGCAAGTGTACTTGGCGGAATTGGATTTACTATGTCACTTTTTGTTTCATCCTTGTCATTTACAGAGGAAAGTGCTTTATCTATGGCTAAAATAAGTATTATAATAGCCTCTATTTTATCTGCTGCATTTGGAGCTGTAATATTTAAAATAATAAAATTTAAAAGTGAAGAGCAAGTGTAA
- a CDS encoding alpha/beta-type small acid-soluble spore protein — MASKNSGTNRTLVPEAKQGLNRLKTEVASEVGLSNYESMDKGNLSSRQNGSVGGEMVKRMIESYEQGL; from the coding sequence ATGGCTTCAAAAAATAGTGGAACAAACAGAACATTAGTACCAGAAGCAAAACAAGGATTAAACAGATTAAAAACAGAGGTTGCTTCAGAAGTTGGATTAAGCAATTATGAAAGCATGGATAAAGGAAACCTTTCTTCAAGACAAAACGGTAGCGTTGGTGGAGAAATGGTAAAAAGAATGATAGAAAGCTATGAACAAGGACTATAG
- a CDS encoding ArsR/SmtB family transcription factor, which translates to MENNNIEVCNCTIIHEDIINKVKESIPEEETLYDLADLFKVLGDSTRIKVLCALFEAEMCVCDIAALLGMTQSAISHQLRVLKQARLVKYKRNGKVVYYSLDDEHVKSIFDQGLIHISEKK; encoded by the coding sequence ATGGAAAATAATAATATTGAAGTTTGTAACTGCACTATAATTCATGAAGATATAATTAATAAGGTTAAGGAATCTATACCAGAGGAAGAAACACTTTATGATTTAGCAGATTTATTTAAAGTGCTTGGGGATTCAACAAGAATAAAAGTATTATGTGCATTATTTGAGGCTGAAATGTGTGTCTGTGATATAGCAGCATTGCTTGGCATGACTCAATCTGCTATTTCACATCAATTAAGAGTTTTAAAACAAGCAAGATTAGTGAAATATAAAAGAAATGGTAAGGTAGTCTACTATTCACTAGATGATGAACATGTTAAAAGTATTTTTGATCAAGGGTTGATTCATATATCTGAGAAAAAATAA
- a CDS encoding heavy metal translocating P-type ATPase encodes MASNIKIASGPVNAKLSKKDSIKKVKKEFILEGLGCANCAAKIEQKINELDGVNFANVNFLTKTLILETNEVNKLEELIGAVTNIVTNIESHVKVVEKVTEKILKKEILLEGLCCGNCAAKIERESNNIDGVKSALVDFISTKLIIEMEDPAKENAIIDNVKRIVKRIEPDVNVVEIDGIDRRAMSKNEKVEEDNDKLEIIRLAIGAIIFGAATIFKFSNYIELLLYLISYILIGGEVVLRALKNIAKGQVFDENFLMTIATIGAFAIGEYPEGVAVMLFYQIGEMFQDMAVNRSRKSITSLMDIRPDFANLKINNDFKKVDPEEVKVGDIILVKPGEKVPLDGEIIEGNSMVDTAALTGESVPREVGVGDSILSGVINKNGLLTIKVEKEFGDSTVAKILDLVQNASGKKAPTENFITKFARYYTPAVVFAALALAVIPPIVIEGATFSQWIYRALAFLVVSCPCALVVSIPLGFFGGIGGASKNGILVKGGNYLEALNNVETVVFDKTGTLTKGIFKVTEIRPENNISKDELIACAAYAENYSNHPIATSILRAYDKEIITDKITGYEEISGHGVKVVLDGKEVFAGNYKLMDKENISYNKVDEIGTVVHIAIEKKYAGYIVISDEVKEDSLKAIKALKEIGIKKTVMLTGDNKTVGSKIAKELGLDEVHAELLPDQKVEELELLFKEKSPRGKIVFVGDGINDAPVLARADIGIAMGGVGSDAAIEAADVVIMTDEPSKIASAIKIAKKTRTIVMQNIVFALGIKLIILALVAVGMGTMWEAVFGDVGVALLAVLNAMRAMKVDNI; translated from the coding sequence ATGGCAAGCAATATAAAAATAGCTAGTGGTCCTGTTAACGCAAAATTATCAAAGAAAGATAGTATAAAGAAAGTAAAGAAAGAATTTATCTTAGAAGGACTTGGATGTGCCAATTGTGCAGCTAAAATAGAACAAAAAATAAATGAATTAGATGGAGTTAATTTTGCCAATGTAAATTTTCTTACTAAAACTTTAATATTAGAAACAAATGAAGTTAATAAATTAGAAGAGCTGATAGGAGCAGTAACTAACATTGTAACTAATATTGAATCTCATGTTAAAGTTGTAGAAAAGGTAACAGAAAAAATTTTGAAAAAAGAAATTTTACTTGAAGGATTATGCTGTGGTAACTGTGCTGCAAAAATCGAAAGGGAATCAAATAATATAGATGGTGTGAAATCTGCACTAGTGGACTTTATATCAACAAAGCTTATTATAGAGATGGAAGACCCAGCAAAAGAAAATGCCATTATTGATAATGTTAAACGAATTGTCAAAAGAATAGAACCAGATGTTAATGTTGTTGAAATTGATGGAATAGATAGAAGAGCTATGAGCAAGAATGAAAAAGTTGAAGAGGATAATGATAAGTTGGAAATTATAAGATTAGCTATTGGTGCTATAATTTTTGGAGCCGCTACTATTTTTAAATTTTCAAATTATATAGAATTATTATTATATCTAATAAGCTATATTCTTATAGGTGGAGAAGTGGTCTTAAGAGCTCTAAAAAATATAGCTAAAGGTCAGGTATTTGATGAGAATTTCTTGATGACTATAGCAACTATTGGTGCTTTTGCAATAGGCGAATATCCAGAAGGAGTTGCAGTTATGCTTTTCTACCAAATAGGAGAAATGTTTCAAGATATGGCTGTTAATCGCTCTAGAAAATCCATCACATCACTTATGGATATAAGACCGGATTTTGCTAATTTAAAAATAAATAATGATTTCAAAAAAGTAGATCCAGAAGAAGTTAAGGTTGGAGATATTATATTAGTTAAACCAGGCGAAAAAGTGCCATTAGATGGTGAAATAATTGAAGGAAACTCTATGGTTGATACTGCTGCATTGACAGGTGAGTCTGTTCCTAGAGAAGTAGGGGTAGGAGACAGTATTTTAAGTGGAGTAATTAATAAAAATGGACTTTTAACAATAAAGGTAGAAAAAGAATTTGGAGATTCTACTGTTGCTAAGATACTGGATTTAGTTCAAAATGCAAGTGGAAAAAAGGCTCCGACAGAAAATTTTATAACAAAGTTTGCTAGATATTATACTCCTGCTGTTGTTTTTGCAGCTTTAGCACTAGCTGTAATACCACCAATTGTTATTGAGGGAGCAACATTCTCACAGTGGATTTATAGAGCATTAGCATTCTTAGTTGTATCTTGTCCATGTGCATTAGTTGTATCTATACCTCTAGGATTTTTTGGAGGAATAGGTGGAGCATCAAAAAATGGGATACTCGTTAAAGGTGGGAATTACCTTGAAGCATTAAATAATGTTGAAACAGTTGTGTTTGATAAAACAGGAACTCTTACAAAAGGAATATTTAAAGTGACAGAAATAAGGCCAGAAAATAATATTTCAAAAGATGAACTCATAGCTTGTGCGGCTTATGCAGAAAATTACTCAAATCATCCAATAGCAACTTCTATATTAAGAGCTTATGATAAAGAGATAATTACAGATAAGATAACAGGTTATGAAGAAATATCAGGGCACGGCGTAAAAGTTGTTCTAGATGGAAAAGAGGTATTTGCTGGAAACTACAAGTTAATGGATAAGGAGAATATATCTTATAACAAAGTAGATGAAATAGGAACTGTAGTCCATATTGCTATAGAAAAGAAATATGCAGGTTATATTGTTATTTCAGATGAAGTAAAAGAAGATTCATTAAAGGCTATAAAAGCTTTAAAAGAAATAGGCATTAAGAAGACAGTAATGCTTACAGGTGATAATAAAACTGTTGGAAGTAAAATTGCTAAAGAATTAGGTTTGGATGAAGTTCATGCTGAACTATTACCAGATCAAAAAGTAGAAGAGCTAGAGCTATTGTTTAAGGAAAAATCACCTAGAGGCAAGATAGTATTTGTTGGAGATGGAATAAATGATGCGCCAGTTCTAGCGAGGGCTGATATAGGTATAGCAATGGGCGGTGTTGGCTCAGATGCAGCAATTGAAGCTGCTGATGTAGTTATAATGACAGATGAACCATCAAAAATAGCTTCGGCTATAAAGATTGCAAAGAAGACTAGAACTATAGTAATGCAAAATATAGTTTTCGCATTAGGTATTAAATTGATAATATTGGCGCTTGTAGCTGTAGGTATGGGCACTATGTGGGAAGCGGTATTTGGTGATGTTGGAGTTGCATTGCTTGCAGTCTTAAATGCTATGAGAGCTATGAAAGTAGATAATATATAG
- a CDS encoding Crp/Fnr family transcriptional regulator — MNNRIEISSGNRLEYIKSLYKVYPVLYEINKKNNEVINEQANFKTLYADEYVEATEKACKGILFVIKGVIKIQKINKNGEETNLYNISQGEFCHEALSCLSDLESLNITGKAIQDSKVCIIPFEVVKKYFISDNDFLLYIYKDLYNKFNTIIGNKEEIIHESLETRLIKLLISKKSKIIYATHSELAFEIDSVREVISRKLKNLEKLGYINLERGKIIILKDLNKILKDN; from the coding sequence GTGAATAATAGAATTGAAATATCAAGTGGGAATAGGTTGGAATATATAAAATCTCTATATAAGGTATATCCGGTGTTATATGAGATTAATAAAAAGAATAATGAAGTAATAAACGAACAAGCTAATTTTAAAACTTTATATGCTGATGAATATGTAGAAGCTACAGAGAAAGCGTGTAAAGGGATATTATTTGTTATAAAAGGTGTAATAAAAATACAAAAAATTAATAAGAATGGTGAAGAAACTAACCTTTATAATATAAGCCAAGGTGAATTTTGTCATGAAGCCTTAAGCTGCTTATCAGATTTGGAATCATTAAATATAACAGGTAAGGCAATTCAAGATTCTAAGGTATGCATAATTCCTTTTGAAGTGGTTAAAAAATATTTTATTAGTGATAATGACTTCTTATTATATATATATAAAGATTTGTATAATAAGTTTAATACTATCATAGGGAATAAAGAAGAAATTATTCATGAATCCCTTGAAACAAGGCTTATAAAATTGCTAATAAGCAAGAAAAGCAAAATAATTTATGCGACTCATAGTGAATTGGCTTTTGAAATTGATTCAGTTCGTGAAGTTATAAGTAGAAAGCTAAAGAATTTAGAAAAGCTTGGGTATATAAATTTAGAAAGAGGCAAAATAATCATACTTAAGGATTTAAATAAAATATTAAAAGACAATTAG
- a CDS encoding rhodanese-like domain-containing protein produces MFEFLKKDDGRVINVNEIDDLIGKVELIDIREEYEYKGGSIKSAQNIPMGELLDEPEKYLNKSKEYYIMCQSGGRSARTCNNLRNQGFKVINVAGGMGSYIGNKRK; encoded by the coding sequence GTGTTTGAATTTTTAAAAAAAGATGATGGAAGAGTTATTAATGTAAATGAAATTGATGATCTAATAGGAAAAGTTGAATTGATTGATATAAGAGAAGAATATGAGTATAAAGGTGGAAGTATAAAAAGTGCCCAAAATATTCCTATGGGAGAGCTTTTAGATGAACCAGAGAAATACTTAAATAAAAGCAAAGAATACTATATAATGTGCCAATCAGGGGGAAGAAGTGCAAGAACGTGCAACAATCTAAGAAATCAGGGTTTCAAGGTTATAAATGTTGCAGGAGGAATGGGCTCTTATATAGGAAACAAAAGAAAATAA
- a CDS encoding C-GCAxxG-C-C family protein, whose protein sequence is MKKVIEFHKEGYNCAESILKAFNEDTGSEIPIAIASPFGGGMTIGSTCGAITGTLMAIGALKGRNSSEEKNNSRVLTREIINKVKEKYGTLECIELKKKGITCDEIIEYAYNILNEYAK, encoded by the coding sequence ATGAAGAAAGTTATTGAATTTCATAAAGAAGGATATAATTGTGCAGAATCTATACTTAAAGCATTTAATGAGGATACAGGATCTGAAATTCCAATTGCAATAGCAAGTCCTTTTGGAGGAGGCATGACTATTGGAAGTACATGCGGAGCAATCACTGGAACTTTAATGGCGATAGGTGCATTAAAAGGAAGGAATAGCAGTGAAGAAAAAAATAATTCAAGAGTATTAACTAGAGAAATTATAAATAAAGTTAAAGAGAAGTATGGTACTCTTGAGTGTATTGAGCTTAAGAAAAAAGGTATAACTTGTGATGAAATCATAGAATATGCTTATAATATTTTGAATGAATATGCAAAATAG
- the ablB gene encoding putative beta-lysine N-acetyltransferase — MRASRCELNNTFYAKIDRTKILVDLPNKRIKIIDFNAISMQNLKRIIHFASKQHLSKIICNCDTKSFETFINAGFNSEGKINGYFKGNDAFCMSYFINSDRKVCSNFARKELLIKECQNVRNTYAHQKNNLGYLIRNANKNDIKEMIDLFSTVFLTYQSPIYDEEYLKQTMNDKVLYKVAVYNGKIISIASADMNKENLNAEITDCATHPSYRGIGILSNIIYSLESDLKTKGFLCLYSLSRSINPSINFVLSKHNYNFAGRLVNNCNICGTFEDMNLWVKNINSTSF, encoded by the coding sequence ATGAGAGCAAGTAGATGTGAATTAAATAATACTTTTTACGCAAAAATAGATCGGACTAAAATATTAGTAGATTTACCTAACAAGCGAATAAAAATAATTGACTTTAATGCCATATCAATGCAAAACTTGAAAAGAATAATTCACTTTGCATCAAAACAACATTTAAGTAAAATTATTTGTAATTGTGATACTAAATCATTTGAAACTTTTATTAATGCGGGATTCAATTCCGAAGGCAAGATCAATGGATATTTTAAAGGTAACGATGCTTTTTGTATGTCATACTTTATTAACAGCGATAGAAAAGTTTGCAGCAATTTTGCAAGAAAAGAACTATTAATAAAAGAATGTCAGAATGTTAGGAACACATATGCGCATCAAAAAAATAATTTAGGATACCTTATTCGAAACGCAAATAAAAATGATATAAAAGAAATGATAGATTTGTTTTCCACCGTTTTTTTAACTTATCAATCACCTATTTATGATGAAGAATATTTAAAACAAACAATGAATGATAAAGTTCTATACAAAGTTGCCGTATATAACGGAAAAATAATCAGCATAGCTTCAGCGGATATGAATAAAGAAAATTTGAATGCTGAAATAACTGACTGTGCTACTCATCCATCTTATAGAGGCATAGGAATATTATCAAACATTATTTATTCTTTAGAATCAGACTTAAAAACTAAGGGTTTTCTCTGTTTATATAGTTTATCTAGATCAATAAATCCTAGCATTAACTTTGTTCTAAGTAAGCATAATTATAATTTTGCTGGCAGACTAGTAAACAATTGTAATATATGCGGTACCTTTGAAGACATGAACCTTTGGGTAAAAAACATAAATAGTACAAGCTTTTAA
- a CDS encoding S8 family peptidase — MPSFKKCNLYYAGFPNYLVQYRGDFQGQIDNISYACGDKITDTIAVISIAPEDLNRLMKDVPSILYINPRSKYVLQEVSPSSVDNINAIKINPYLDLNGRGVLIGMVDSGIEYLNEEFIREDDTSRIVSLWDQTVPDSTDTSVYIGRTFSNEEITNAIKAYRNNQYPYLIVPSKDEVGHGTQMAGIIGARGYNADVQGVASGCEFVIVKLFESINFRNELQANGIPYTPVYNDSEVLAAIYYLQSVAVRLNRPMVIYLGVGTTEGSHDGNNLLSRYLTSIGKLRGIVTVTGVGNEGSSEGHTSGIIKQTGDVASIELRIPREMKYFSFTIWLIKPNRASINVVSPNGESSKFIKAKANEIQNVNFVFFKTQMTVKYYVPEHFTGHEAIAISFDGIKAGIWTFQLRGDYITDGRYHIWLPPQKTLPENTRFLQADPFTTLTIPSTARSVVTTAYYGNDNALVAASGKGPNVNTYVENPDMATLGADILATNIGGKTTTVSGSSVAAAIIAGACALLLQWGIVNGNDRTMFAAKIIAYLVLGADRSNLAYRYPTREIGYGFFDLLGTFNIISRSYRMDLGLENKSRADCKKGDKYIEYSVKALFIRIPKEI; from the coding sequence GTGCCTAGTTTTAAAAAATGTAATTTATATTATGCTGGATTTCCTAATTATTTAGTGCAATATAGAGGAGATTTTCAGGGACAAATTGATAACATATCATATGCCTGTGGCGACAAAATTACTGATACAATTGCAGTAATCTCTATAGCACCAGAAGATTTAAACCGTTTAATGAAGGATGTTCCATCAATTCTTTATATAAATCCTAGAAGCAAATACGTACTACAAGAGGTCTCGCCATCAAGTGTAGATAATATCAATGCAATCAAAATTAATCCATACTTAGACTTAAATGGAAGAGGCGTGCTTATAGGTATGGTTGATAGCGGAATAGAATATTTAAATGAAGAATTTATAAGAGAGGATGATACTTCAAGAATAGTAAGTCTCTGGGATCAGACAGTACCAGATTCTACCGACACATCAGTTTATATTGGAAGAACATTTAGCAATGAAGAAATTACTAATGCAATCAAAGCTTATAGAAATAATCAATATCCATATCTAATTGTCCCATCAAAGGATGAAGTGGGACATGGAACACAGATGGCTGGTATTATTGGCGCAAGAGGTTATAATGCCGATGTTCAAGGCGTTGCATCAGGATGCGAATTTGTGATTGTTAAGCTTTTTGAATCTATCAATTTTAGAAATGAGCTTCAAGCAAATGGTATTCCTTATACACCAGTATATAATGATTCAGAAGTTTTAGCAGCAATATATTATTTGCAAAGTGTTGCAGTAAGACTGAATAGACCTATGGTTATATATCTGGGTGTAGGTACAACCGAAGGCAGTCATGATGGTAATAATCTGCTCTCAAGGTATTTAACTTCTATTGGAAAACTTAGAGGTATTGTTACTGTTACTGGTGTTGGAAATGAAGGATCGTCAGAAGGTCATACTTCTGGAATCATAAAACAAACTGGGGATGTGGCTTCTATTGAATTGAGAATACCTAGAGAGATGAAATATTTTTCTTTCACAATCTGGTTGATAAAACCTAATAGAGCATCTATAAATGTGGTTTCGCCTAATGGAGAATCATCAAAATTTATTAAAGCAAAGGCAAATGAAATACAAAATGTTAATTTTGTATTTTTTAAGACTCAAATGACTGTAAAATACTATGTTCCTGAGCATTTCACTGGTCATGAAGCCATAGCAATTAGTTTTGATGGCATAAAAGCAGGAATATGGACCTTCCAGCTAAGGGGAGATTATATAACAGATGGTAGATATCATATATGGTTACCACCACAAAAAACATTGCCAGAAAATACGAGATTTCTTCAAGCAGATCCATTTACTACATTGACAATACCATCTACGGCGCGAAGTGTAGTCACAACAGCTTATTATGGAAATGACAATGCTTTGGTTGCAGCATCTGGAAAGGGCCCTAATGTTAATACATATGTAGAAAACCCGGATATGGCTACTTTGGGGGCAGATATATTAGCAACGAATATAGGAGGCAAGACTACTACTGTTTCTGGCAGTTCAGTAGCAGCTGCTATAATAGCAGGAGCTTGTGCGCTTTTATTGCAATGGGGGATTGTTAATGGAAATGATAGAACTATGTTTGCAGCAAAAATCATAGCTTATTTAGTGCTTGGTGCAGATAGGAGCAATTTGGCTTATAGATACCCTACTAGAGAAATTGGATATGGATTTTTTGATTTACTAGGTACTTTTAATATAATAAGCAGAAGCTATAGAATGGACCTAGGCCTAGAAAATAAGTCAAGGGCAGATTGTAAAAAAGGGGATAAGTATATTGAATACAGTGTAAAAGCATTATTTATAAGAATTCCTAAAGAAATATAA
- a CDS encoding cadherin-like beta sandwich domain-containing protein, translating into MNRNIKRIVALTIAATAFSAIVPATSLTLTTTAYASTGDLSSIKLKTSGGSTIKTYSDDNYKSKNEVDDDELKNNETYYAKTSSSKIKISVNGADSSNVRIFKGRTSSTKGVKTSSTIELSKGSTTVLTIRTYNDNPGTVKYSDDSYSSQYTIRVKCTASSSSDDEDVYLKSISLSEGDLSFSKNTSDYSVNVSGSVDEIKITAKPDCDSDEYDDYEVKIDGSIVDESDKFRKTVSLNKGKNNIKITVKNDGDKRTYTLNIYRGGSSNNSNSSGTPLPTKNIKTNQWVQVNGRWQYNDSMGNSVKNNWIRNYYLQSDGNMATGWLNYGGTWYYLGGDGAKKAGWQLVNGNWYYMDSEGRMQTGWIKDVSGKYYYLYSNGAMAYNTTIGGYRLGSNGAWIK; encoded by the coding sequence ATGAATAGAAATATTAAAAGAATAGTTGCATTAACAATTGCGGCAACTGCCTTTAGTGCAATTGTACCAGCAACAAGCTTAACTTTAACTACAACAGCTTATGCGTCAACAGGTGATTTATCAAGCATTAAATTAAAGACATCAGGCGGAAGCACAATAAAGACTTATAGTGATGATAATTATAAAAGTAAAAATGAAGTTGATGACGATGAGTTGAAAAATAATGAAACTTATTACGCTAAGACTTCATCTAGTAAAATAAAAATAAGTGTAAATGGCGCTGACTCAAGTAATGTTAGAATCTTTAAAGGAAGAACAAGTTCTACTAAAGGTGTAAAGACAAGCAGTACTATTGAACTATCCAAAGGATCAACAACAGTTCTTACAATAAGAACATATAACGATAATCCAGGAACGGTCAAATACAGTGATGATTCATATTCTAGTCAATACACTATTAGGGTGAAGTGTACAGCAAGTTCTTCTAGTGATGATGAAGATGTGTATTTGAAGAGCATCTCACTTAGTGAAGGGGATTTGAGTTTTTCTAAAAATACTTCTGATTACAGTGTAAATGTTTCGGGATCTGTTGATGAAATTAAAATAACCGCAAAACCAGATTGTGATAGTGATGAGTATGACGATTATGAAGTAAAAATAGATGGAAGTATTGTAGATGAAAGCGATAAATTTAGAAAAACAGTATCTTTAAATAAAGGAAAGAATAATATAAAGATAACTGTTAAAAATGATGGTGATAAGAGAACATACACATTGAATATTTATAGAGGTGGAAGTAGCAATAACTCTAATAGCAGTGGTACACCATTGCCAACTAAGAATATTAAGACAAATCAATGGGTACAGGTCAATGGAAGATGGCAATACAACGATTCCATGGGTAATTCAGTAAAAAATAATTGGATACGTAATTACTACTTACAATCAGATGGAAACATGGCCACAGGTTGGTTAAACTATGGAGGTACATGGTATTATTTGGGTGGCGACGGAGCAAAAAAAGCAGGCTGGCAGCTAGTTAATGGTAATTGGTACTATATGGATTCGGAAGGAAGAATGCAAACAGGATGGATTAAGGATGTGTCTGGAAAGTATTACTACTTATATAGTAATGGAGCTATGGCATACAATACCACTATTGGTGGGTATAGACTAGGATCTAATGGTGCTTGGATTAAGTAG